The Epinephelus lanceolatus isolate andai-2023 chromosome 14, ASM4190304v1, whole genome shotgun sequence genome has a window encoding:
- the LOC117251272 gene encoding G2/M phase-specific E3 ubiquitin-protein ligase-like isoform X2: MQFNKADVCVVENKHKAVCPVCTKEFPDDEITVHASLCGESDLSDSFECTVASAENDSSPSMPAQTAAFKPKSTEDVLCFIEQQVDTSTEFKLCVDREDLPDRGILQWKRKKAASPASALKVVYIGEAGIDTGALRKEFLTDMVSGIEKRFFEGAGNQSKNPKDSLTDVDNENFRTVGEIMAVSLAQGGPPPAFLREWCYNFLCTGEVDLNSLSQEDVTDLESCLLISRVENSADAESLMLLADEIVSCGYTRQIKLDSKENIIRAIVLHSTTRLIPMLQQLRKDMELYGLVNQMATNPDACHPLFVPGKIIKPDANFIMMNCQSQFSEKGTSKERTERKIINFLQDFLQEIEMSGGETDSAAGDTGPLGQSHIPVLPDEKRCFKITCNFNHECREQQGDHSVCYPTVTGTC; this comes from the exons ATGCAGTTCAACAAGGCCGATGTATGTGTTGTGGAGAACAAGCACAAG GCAGTTTGTCCAGTTTGCACCAAAGAATTCCCAGACGATGAGATAACAGTCCATGCCAGTCTGTGTGGAGAGAG TGACTTAAGTGACAGCTTTGAATGTACAGTGGCTTCTGCAGAAAATGACAGTAGTCCAAGTATGCCTGCTCAAACAGCAGCATTCAAACCAAAAAG TACGGAAGATGTATTGTGCTTCATTGAACAACAAGTTGACACCAGTACAGAGTTTAAATTGTGTGTGGACAGAGAAGACCTTCCAGACAGAGGCATTCTCcagtggaaaaggaaaaaagctgCATCTCCTGCCAGTGCTCTTAAGGTGGTCTATATAGGAGAGGCAGGCATTGATACAGGAGCACTTAGGAAAGAGTTTCTGACTG ATATGGTTTCAGGTATTGAAAAGAGATTTTTTGAAGGAGCTGGGAACCAGAGTAAAAATCCCAAGGACTCTTTGACAGATGTTGATAATGAGAACTTTAG AACTGTTGGTGAAATAATGGCAGTCAGCCTCGCACAAGGTGGTCCACCCCCTGCTTTTTTGAGGGAGTGGTGCTACAACTTCCTCTGCACAGGAGAGGTGGACTTAAACTCTCTGTCTCAGGAAGATGTGACCGATCTAGAATCCTGTCTGCTCATCAGCAGG GTTGAAAATTCTGCAGATGCTGAGTCTCTGATGTTGTTGGCTGATGAAATTGTAAGCTGTGGATACACAAGGCAGATCAAACTGGACAGCAAAGAAAACATAATTCG AGCAATTGTCTTACATTCTACAACAAGACTGATTCCAATGCTGCAGCAACTCAGAAAGGACATGGAACTGTATGGCCTGGTGAACCAGATGGCTACAAACCCTGACGCTTGCCACCCCCTGTTTGTTCCGGGGAAGATCATAAAG CCTGATGCTAACTTCATAATGATGAACTGCCAGTCGCAATTCAGTGAAAAGGGGACATCTAAGGAGAGAACTGAGAGGAAGATAATCAACTTCTTACAAGATTTCTTGCAGGAGATCGAAATGTCAG GAGGGGAGACAGACAGTGCAGCTGGTGACACAGGGCCTCTTGGGCAATCCCACATCCCCGTCCTCCCTGATGAAAAGAGATGCTTCAAAATAACATGCAACTTTAACCATGAATGCAGAGAGCAGCAAGGAGATCACTCAGTGTGTTACCCAACTGTGACTGGTACTTGCTAG
- the LOC117251272 gene encoding G2/M phase-specific E3 ubiquitin-protein ligase-like isoform X1 — protein MQFNKADVCVVENKHKAVCPVCTKEFPDDEITVHASLCGESDLSDSFECTVASAENDSSPSMPAQTAAFKPKSTEDVLCFIEQQVDTSTEFKLCVDREDLPDRGILQWKRKKAASPASALKVVYIGEAGIDTGALRKEFLTDMVSGIEKRFFEGAGNQSKNPKDSLTDVDNENFRLVTYTFLHTNHIWKRVFFFYSNFFYVAHRTVGEIMAVSLAQGGPPPAFLREWCYNFLCTGEVDLNSLSQEDVTDLESCLLISRVENSADAESLMLLADEIVSCGYTRQIKLDSKENIIRAIVLHSTTRLIPMLQQLRKDMELYGLVNQMATNPDACHPLFVPGKIIKPDANFIMMNCQSQFSEKGTSKERTERKIINFLQDFLQEIEMSDSAAGDTGPLGQSHIPVLPDEKRCFKITCNFNHECREQQGDHSVCYPTVTGTC, from the exons ATGCAGTTCAACAAGGCCGATGTATGTGTTGTGGAGAACAAGCACAAG GCAGTTTGTCCAGTTTGCACCAAAGAATTCCCAGACGATGAGATAACAGTCCATGCCAGTCTGTGTGGAGAGAG TGACTTAAGTGACAGCTTTGAATGTACAGTGGCTTCTGCAGAAAATGACAGTAGTCCAAGTATGCCTGCTCAAACAGCAGCATTCAAACCAAAAAG TACGGAAGATGTATTGTGCTTCATTGAACAACAAGTTGACACCAGTACAGAGTTTAAATTGTGTGTGGACAGAGAAGACCTTCCAGACAGAGGCATTCTCcagtggaaaaggaaaaaagctgCATCTCCTGCCAGTGCTCTTAAGGTGGTCTATATAGGAGAGGCAGGCATTGATACAGGAGCACTTAGGAAAGAGTTTCTGACTG ATATGGTTTCAGGTATTGAAAAGAGATTTTTTGAAGGAGCTGGGAACCAGAGTAAAAATCCCAAGGACTCTTTGACAGATGTTGATAATGAGAACTTTAGGTTGGTAACATACACATTTTTGCACACTAATCATATATGGAAaagagtttttttcttttactcaaaCTTTTTCTATGTTGCTCACAGAACTGTTGGTGAAATAATGGCAGTCAGCCTCGCACAAGGTGGTCCACCCCCTGCTTTTTTGAGGGAGTGGTGCTACAACTTCCTCTGCACAGGAGAGGTGGACTTAAACTCTCTGTCTCAGGAAGATGTGACCGATCTAGAATCCTGTCTGCTCATCAGCAGG GTTGAAAATTCTGCAGATGCTGAGTCTCTGATGTTGTTGGCTGATGAAATTGTAAGCTGTGGATACACAAGGCAGATCAAACTGGACAGCAAAGAAAACATAATTCG AGCAATTGTCTTACATTCTACAACAAGACTGATTCCAATGCTGCAGCAACTCAGAAAGGACATGGAACTGTATGGCCTGGTGAACCAGATGGCTACAAACCCTGACGCTTGCCACCCCCTGTTTGTTCCGGGGAAGATCATAAAG CCTGATGCTAACTTCATAATGATGAACTGCCAGTCGCAATTCAGTGAAAAGGGGACATCTAAGGAGAGAACTGAGAGGAAGATAATCAACTTCTTACAAGATTTCTTGCAGGAGATCGAAATGTCAG ACAGTGCAGCTGGTGACACAGGGCCTCTTGGGCAATCCCACATCCCCGTCCTCCCTGATGAAAAGAGATGCTTCAAAATAACATGCAACTTTAACCATGAATGCAGAGAGCAGCAAGGAGATCACTCAGTGTGTTACCCAACTGTGACTGGTACTTGCTAG